Proteins encoded by one window of Bactrocera oleae isolate idBacOlea1 chromosome 4, idBacOlea1, whole genome shotgun sequence:
- the Glo1 gene encoding lactoylglutathione lyase: MSAKILLSNSIRLWNCARIKGAGQIPYGCEIGRLVRPAINLLKSTQSIRTFAATQAVKMADSTGLSNEEAAALCKPADAATKDFLFQQTMYRIKDPRKSLPFYTGVLGMSLLVKLDFPDAKFSLYFMGYENPDDVPKDPRERRRWAMSRKATVELTHNWGTENEDKPVYHNGNSDPRGFGHIGILVPDVYAACKRFEEQGVEFVKKPDDGRMKGLAFIKDPDGYWIEIFNANTV, from the exons ATGAGTGCCAAAATATTGCTGTCAAATTCCATACGGTTGTGGAATTGTGCACGCATAAAAGGTGCCGGTCAAATTCCATACGGTTGTGAAATTGGTCGCCTAGTTCGTCCGgcgataaatttattaaaaagcacGCAAAGTATTAGGACTTTTGCAGCAACTCAGGCAGTGAAAATGGCCGATTCAACAGGTTTGTCCAATGAGGAGGCAGCGGCATTATGCAAGCCAGCAGATGCAGCGACCAAG GACTTCCTCTTTCAACAAACAATGTACCGCATCAAAGATCCACGCAAATCGCTGCCCTTTTACACAGGTGTGCTTGGCATGTCATTGCTAGTGAAATTGGATTTCCCCGATGCTAAATTTTCCCTCTACTTTATGGG cTATGAAAATCCTGACGACGTGCCAAAAGATCCGAGGGAGCGTAGACGTTGGGCAATGAGCCGCAAGGCAACTGTGGAGTTGACACA CAATTGGGGCACCGAGAATGAAGATAAACCGGTATATCACAATGGCAACTCTGATCCTCGTGGCTTTGGACATATTGGTATATTGGTGCCTGATGTCTATGCTGCCTGCAAGCG TTTTGAAGAACAAGGCGTTGAATTTGTAAAGAAACCTGATGACGGCCGTATGAAGGGTTTGGCCTTTATCAAGGATCCCGATGGTTATTGGATTGAGATTTTTAATGCAAACactgtttaa
- the LOC106616461 gene encoding gustatory receptor for sugar taste 43a-like, with translation MEINESSLSVFYLSKLLALAPISIQQNAKGVIEIKRSMTLSIYAIALGLTMVILCYEGLLYDANSKVPLRMNSSTSRVVTAMDVTVVVLTSVAGIGCGIFSVTPSRELNLRLRKFDAALHSFSNFKRDRITTRIIATIPMVISGALIAFDIWTWVLQVEISPNMSTTANVKWYIPFYLLYFVMIGFHILFANTAIGLGRRFRRINAMLKCHYLSDSKPFSLVRTQINNIKITPDKAMSLHESIDRLNTESLPKDSLGKTRVMLLRSLADNHESLGKCVQIFSSSYGIAVLCILVSCLLHMVATAYFLFLALLNPNVTGYAWGQVLWILLHILRLLLVVEPCHMATLESKKTIQIVSEMDRKIHEPVLVEEIKKFWQQLLVIDVEFSALGLCRINRNILTSLSSAIATYLVILIQFQRASG, from the exons ATGGAAATCAATGAGTCATCTTTGAGCGTTTTTTACCTCAGCAAATTGTTGGCTCTGGCACCTATTTCTATACAGCAAAATGCAAAAGGTGTAATCGAGATAAAACGTAGTATGACATTATCTATATACGCTATCGCTTTGGGTCTAACAATGG TGATACTTTGCTACGAGGGTTTATTATACGATGCGAATTCTAAAGTTCCTTTGCG AATGAATTCTTCTACCTCGAGAGTTGTTACTGCGATGGACGTTACTGTTGTGGTGCTGACCAGTGTTGCTGGTATTGGATGTGGCATATTTAGTGTTACGCCTTCACGAGAGTTAAATTTGCGTTTAAGAAAG TTTGATGCCGCCTTACATTCATTTTCGAATTTTAAACGTGATCGCATCACAACCAGAATAATAGCCACTATACCGATGGTTATAAGCGGAGCATTAATag CTTTCGATATATGGACATGGGTATTACAAGTTGAAATTTCGCCGAACATGAGCACAA CCGCCAATGTCAAGTGGTATATACCgttttatttactatatttcGTTATGATTGGTTTCCACATTTTATTCGCCAACACGGCAATTGGACTCGGCAGGCGCTTTCGCCGTATAAATGCAATGTTGAAATGCCATTACTTGTCCG ACAGCAAACCATTTAGCTTAGTGAGAACGCAGATAAACAACATTAAAATCACGCCTGATAAAGCGATGTCATTACATGAAAGCATAGATCGTCTGAACACAGAGTCTTTGCCCAAAGACAGTTTGG GCAAAACTCGTGTTATGCTCTTGAGATCACTTGCCGACAACCACGAATCGCTGGGCAAATGCGTACAGATATTTTCAAG CTCTTATGGTATTGCTGTGCTGTGCATACTTGTTTCCTGCCTGCTACACATGGTTGCCACTgcgtattttctttttttagcaTTGCTAAATCCAAATGTCACCGGTTATGCATGGGGTCAGGTGTTGTGGATTCTTTTACACATATTAAGATTGTTACTGGTGGTAGAACCGTGCCACATGGCGACCTTAGAA tCAAAGAAAACCATACAAATTGTTTCTGAGATGGACCGAAAAATTCATGAGCCTGTGCTGGTTGAAGAG ATTAAAAAGTTTTGGCAACAATTGCTCGTTATCGATGTAGAATTTTCAGCGCTCGGGCTTTGTCGCATCAACAGAAATATACTAACGTCG CTCAGTTCGGCTATCGCTACATATCTGGTAATACTCATACAGTTCCAAAGAGCCAGTGGTTGA